taatttatatttattttttgggtTTACGGAAACGGTTTGTTGATGGTCTTTGGGGTTTAGATCCTTTATAAGGGGAATTTTTAactttaatttattttttttattttatttttttgttttctagCTCACAGACACTATTTTTTATGTGATTTTGTTATGCTTTTGGGTTCAGATCTTTGATATGGGAAAATTTTTCATTAAATCTTcgattttttatttaaatttatagaaactattttatttttttgtgagTTTTGTGGTTGGATTTGGAAGCAGATCTTTGTTAAGGAGAATTGTGACATTTAATcaattatttttaaaatttaaatttcattattttaatcatttttgggCTAACAGAAACTGTTGTTAATGGGCCTTGGGCTTGAATTTGGGATCAGATCTTTGATAAAGGGAATTTTTGTAATTTAAtctttgatttttatttaaatttaattatttttatcCCTGTGGGGATTTAAAATTGAATTTGGTTTCAGATCTTTAATAAGGGGAATTTTTTCATTCAatctttaattttttattaaaatttttattttttttttgacttcacagaaaatatttttcttgtgattttttaattttttatttaaatttcatCATTTTAATCCTTTTTTGCTTTATTGTTGATGGGTTTTGGGATTGGACTTGGGTTCAGATTTTTGATGGGGAAATTTTCGTCATTTAATCTttgattttttatttaaataatatttatttattttcttttggGATTTACAcaaactgttttttttttatgggtTTTGGGATTAAATTTGGGATCAGATATGTGATTTGATCTTTGATAAAGGGCAAGCTCTTTTTTTTAGAATTTTTTGGAATGCGCTGAAGGTTTTttgaaatataaaataaaaaggGATTGTGGATTGAGACAGTTCCCGGGGATACGAATTTTCTGTGTTTtattttctctctttttttttcagccaataaataaataaattcccCAAAACTTGTTTCCTATCGAACAATTATTGATTTACTGCTCTCCCTGGGGTAGATCTAGGGTTgggctttgctttgcttcAGTTTTCGTTCTTAAGCTTATCCTTGCTAACAGAAGTACACAGATTTTTAAGCATATTTGGATCCAGTAATTGGCTTTCTTTTGCTGTCTATGGGCATTTCTAATATTTACATTTAGTGGATGATTTATACGTTTAAATATGATATATTTTACAAATGTTtcgctctctcttttttttttggggtgaAAGCGGAGTGgcttttatattttttgtttctagCTGGAAACTTACACACAgacatatacacatacacatacgcATATACCTATATATTTTGGGTTACAAATCGGATTTTTGACATTTAAATTGATTTatgtttaattttatttgttttttattttcgaGGGGGGGTTGGGGGGTTCTGCTGGTATGTACATGTCGCTTAAGTTTAGTTACAATATTAGTTAGTTAGTTTAGTTTAGTTAGTTAGTTACTCGCCTAGGAAAGTATACGTTAGTTAGTGTCGTAGTGCCttcgcctcctcctcctcttcctcctcctccgcctctTCTCTGGTTTGCTTTCGCCAATTATTATCTTCATTCGCATTTGATATCTTTTGTTGTCAGACACTATCACAAACATCGTTTCATTCATCGCCTCGCCTAGGATCAGAGCTAAGTATCTATCGGATGTACGACGAGTATATGTAGAGctatatctgtatctgtatctgtatctgtatctggttTTCTGTTAAGTTTAGTCAGTTCTTGGTGTCCGTCCTTCGAGCGGGGGAGGCGCTGGGAGGCGGCCTAAACATCGGTGCCGCATCCCTCCTGGTAGCCCTCGTCCGGGCTGTTGCGACTGCTGCTGATGAGGGCCCGCTTCAGAGCCGTCACCGGGGGCAGCACCGGCACCCCCCCCTTCTGCCACACCCGTATCGTCTTGGCATTGATGGGCTGCCCGTTGGGCAGAATTGAGCAGGAACTGGAGCCGGGCACCGGTGTGGGGGAGGAGCGCGAACTGTTGCCCCCCCATCGTGCAGGCGTGGCAGAGTGCGGCTGCTGAAGTGGGGACTGCTGCCCGCCGAGCCGCCGGCACTGCCCCCGCCACCGCCCGCTCCGTGCTGGTGGTTCAGGGTGGAGGTcaactgctgctggagctgctgcagcGGATGCATCTGCAGCTGGTGGTTGTGCTGGTGTTCCGCTCCCGGCACCAGCGGCAGGCCGTAGTCATTCGGATAGCCGGACGAGGAGCCACCCGAAAGGTTTGTCGTGGCCGTGGATGTGGTCGATACGGCTccggctcctcctcctcctgtgCCCCCGCCCCCGCTTGCGCCCGCGCCCTGTTGCAGATGGGACCGGGGGAAGGTCTTGCTGAAGTAATCCGTGGCCGCCGAGCGCTCGTGCAGGTCGTACAGCTGGCCGGAGTCGATGATGGGCGTCTTGTCCGTGTAGCGCTTCATGAAGAGATCGTCCGCCGAGCTGGTGCCCGCCGGAGCGGCGTGCTCCCACAGTCCGGAGGGGTAGAGGGAGTCGCAGCCATTGGCCCGACTGTATTCCCCACTGCCACCGCCGCCCACCAATCCGCCCACTCCGCCCACTCCCCCCACAATGGGGATCTTGAGGTCGGCAAACTCGTCGCTGCCGAAGCGCTGTGTGTCGTTGATCAGATCGGGATTGTTGCCCCCATTGCCGGAGCCCGTGGGCGAGATGAAGCACGAGGCCGTGGAGAGGACGCTGCCGGCATTGTCGTATCCCTGCGTGGAGTAGGGCAGATCCGTGAGTCGCGGCGGCTTCTGGACGGGATTGGCGCTGCGCTCGTGTCCGGCCGCATGCGAGCCCCGGCCGCTGCTCTTCCGCTCCAGCGTTCCGGCCTGATTGAGGGCCCCGTCGATGCAGTTGGCCACCGCGCCGTTGGCTATGACCACGCCGCCGATGCTGCCGTTTCCGGTCACCGGCTGCGTCTTGTTCGTGATGGAGTTCTGGTGGTTGACCGAGGTGATCACCTCCATGTGGTTGGGCGTCTTGCTGTCGACATACGGCTGCCGCTTCACGCGCAGCAACAGGCACATGATCACGCCCAGGGCGAACACAATGAGCGCCACCAGGGCGGCACTGAGGCCCACGATCTGGCCGCTGCCCAGGGAGGCCATACCGGCGGCCCGCATGCTCACGTGGAGCGTGAAGTTTGCCTCGGCGCTGCCGGCCCTGTTCTCCGCCACGCAGTAGAACTCGCTGGAGTCCGTCTCCTGGGCGTTGGTGAGCACCAGCCGGGATCTCTTCTCGAAGCCGCCGCCGCCCTCCAGCTGCTCGAACATGTGGATGCGCTGGTAGGCCGTGAAGGCGCTGTTGTTGGCCAGCAGGCGTCCGTTCCAGTACCAGTTGATGTTGGCCGCCGGCACGGCCCTGGCCCGGCACGTGATCGATGCATTGTCCCCCATGGAGGCCTCCACGTAGTGCGAGATGGGCAGCATCTCCGGGCGGCAGGCGAACTCGTCCACGTTCAGGTCGGCAAAGCTCCGGTCGATGATCCGCTCGGGTCCGCCGGAGCACACCGGCGCCACCGGATAGGGGATGTTGCGCTGCATCAGCCAGAGCTTGGTGTCCCGCAGGCGGCAGTCGCAGAGCCACGGGTTGTCGTGCAGCTCGATGCCGTGGAGGCGGCTCAGCGTCTCGATGGTCTTGGGCAGCAGCTCGCTCAGCTTGTTGCCGTTCAGCCGGAGCAGCGTGAGGCCCTGGAGGCCGCTGAAGGCCTGCGCGGAGATCGTCTGTATGTCGCAGTGGGAGAGATCCAGCTTGTGCAGCGACGGCGTGTTCCCGAAGGCCTGGCCCTCGATCTTGTGGATGTGATTGGAGGCCAGCGTCAGCTCCCGCAGCGAGGAGATGTACCCCAGAGCCAGGCTGGGCACCGTCACCAGCAGGTTGTGCGAGAGGTCCAGCTCCACCAGATTGGTCAGCCCCTTGAAGGTCTCCCGCTCGATCTCCCCGATCTTGCAGTTGCGCAGATACAGCTTCTGCAGATTCAGGAGATTGGCCCGCACGAACTGCTCGTTGGAGAGCGTCTGCAGCTTGTTGCCGGACATGTCCAGCACCTGGGTGTTCGTGTCGATGTGCTCGGGTATCTGGATGAGGTGTCTATCGATGCACTCCACCGTCTGCTTGCCGCCCTTCCACTTGCAGGCGCACACCGTCTGGCAGGTGCTCTGGGCGGGATTCGTATCGAGATCCGGGAGCGATTGGTGCGGGAAATGCTGATTCGTTGGCATATAGCCATCCTCTGTCATGGGCTGGCTGTCCGCCACGGAGTAGACCTCGTTCTGCTGGGCCGAAGTGGAGGTCCTGTAGGTGCCAGTCCCCGCTGCCGATGGGGCTCCACCTCCGCCTGCCCCTCCTCCATTGGCGTACAAGTGCAGCTGATTGTAGCGATTGCCTAGGATGATCGAGGGCAGCACTAGCATCAGCAATCCCCGGATAAGCATTGTACGGGCTTCTCTAGTGATCCTTGAGCCTCACGTTAAAGTCTTTGGTTCGTCTTTGGAGCGTTTCTAGGCACAGGCCCAGTCTACAAACAGCTCTGATATCATTGGTGGTGGTCGAGGGGGGGGGATATACGTTTTCACTGGATATGTCTGCTTTTcttcagttttttttttaagttttattCTTTAATTATGTTATGGATATATTCTTCCTTATTGGTCAAGCGGAAAATTGATTAATTACCCATGCTCGGGCCTGTGTTTTAGTTTTTGCGTAGATTTTCATGTTTTTCCGTAATTAACGGCCACCGGCCCTAgacgcccacacacacactaacacacgcacacaccaacagacgcacacacacacacaacactcCTCTTGCTGTTGCGGATGATAAtcgtatttttttttttgccactGAATTTCTTATTTCTCCTACGCAACTTTTGCGCACTCCCTctctgcttttttttttgttttccttgAGGATTTTTTCCCACAAAATttgtatttcttttatttcctttttttttttgttggctgcTTTCTGCTTTCT
The sequence above is a segment of the Drosophila miranda strain MSH22 chromosome 4, D.miranda_PacBio2.1, whole genome shotgun sequence genome. Coding sequences within it:
- the LOC108163981 gene encoding LOW QUALITY PROTEIN: uncharacterized protein LOC108163981 (The sequence of the model RefSeq protein was modified relative to this genomic sequence to represent the inferred CDS: inserted 1 base in 1 codon), translating into MLIRGLLMLVLPSIILGNRYNQLHLYANGGGAGGGGAPSAAGTGTYRTSTSAQQNEVYSVADSQPMTEDGYMPTNQHFPHQSLPDLDTNPAQSTCQTVCACKWKGGKQTVECIDRHLIQIPEHIDTNTQVLDMSGNKLQTLSNEQFVRANLLNLQKLYLRNCKIGEIERETFKGLTNLVELDLSHNLLVTVPSLALGYISSLRELTLASNHIHKIEGQAFGNTPSLHKLDLSHCDIQTISAQAFSGLQGLTLLRLNGNKLSELLPKTIETLSRLHGIELHDNPWLCDCRLRDTKLWLMQRNIPYPVAPVCSGGPERIIDRSFADLNVDEFACRPEMLPISHYVEASMGDNASITCRARAVPAANINWYWNGRLLANNSAFTAYQRIHMFEQLEGGGGFEKRSRLVLTNAQETDSSEFYCVAENRAGSAEANFTLHVSMRAAGMASLGSGQIVGLSAALVALIVFALGVIMCLLLRVKRQPYVDSKTPNHMEVITSVNHQNSITNKTQPVTGNGSIGGVVIANGAVANCIDGALNQAGTLERKSSGRGSHAAGHERSANPVQKPPRLTDLPYSTQGYDNAGSVLSTASCFISPTGSGNGGNNPDLINDTQRFGSDEFADLKIPIVGGVGGVGGLVGGGGSGEYSRANGCDSLYPSGLWEHAAPAGTSSADDLFMKRYTDKTPIIDSGQLYDLHERSAATDYFSKTFPRSHLQQGAGASGGGGTGGGGAGAVSTTSTATTNLSGGSSSGYPNDYGLPLVPGAEHQHNHQLQMHPLQQLQQQLTSTLNHQHGAGGGGGSAGGSAGSSPHFSSRTLPRLHDXGGNSSRSSPTPVPGSSSCSILPNGQPINAKTIRVWQKGGVPVLPPVTALKRALISSSRNSPDEGYQEGCGTDV